The following proteins are encoded in a genomic region of Magnolia sinica isolate HGM2019 chromosome 1, MsV1, whole genome shotgun sequence:
- the LOC131253575 gene encoding ribosomal RNA small subunit methyltransferase, mitochondrial — protein sequence MLLRRAKSFSTNLSISQWKSLPYSRKASRFRDSDDDEDRNARKRKAREGGGDESRIYLHKSRGQHILTNPRILHSIVQRADVRPTDTVLEIGPGTGNLTLKLLESAQKVFAVEIDKRMVEILHTRVADRQLDDRLTVICKDALKTQFPEFDLCVANIPYGISSPLIVKLLFGGYTFRSATLLLQKEFARRLLANPGDSAFNRLAVNVKLVATVEFVMDVSKKDFIPCPKVDSSVVRIQPKSAIPNVDLDEWRAFTRTCFGNKNRTLGAILKQKRKVMELLRVSQSGGRENDNDDNEDNEDGDGDEDEDGIDDEEEGGDLMEMAFFKEKILGVLKENGYEEKRPSKLSVEELLHLLSLFNQVGVHFHGCK from the exons ATGCTCCTTCGCCGTGCCAAATCTTTCTCAACCAATCTCTCTATATCGCAGTGGAAATCTCTCCCATACAGCAGAAAGGCTTCTCGTTTCAGAGACAGCGACGATGACGAAGACCGCAACGCCAGGAAGCGAAAGgcgagagaaggaggaggagacgAAAGCCGCATCTATCTGCACAAGAGCAGGGGTCAGCACATCCTCACCAACCCTCGAATCCTCCACTCAATCGTCCAAAGAGCCGACGTTAGACCCACCGACACCGTCCTCGAGATCGGCCCCGGCACCGGAAATCTCACCCTCAAGCTCCTTGAATCCGCCCAGAAGGTCTTCGCCGTCGAGATCGATAAGCGTATGGTTGAGATCCTCCACACCCGTGTCGCCGACCGCCAGCTTGATGATCGCCTCACT gtGATCTGTAAAGACGCACTAAAGACCCAATTCCCAGAATTTGATCTCTGTGTTGCTAACATTCCCTATGGAATATCTTCGCCTCTCATCGTGAAGCTTCTCTTTGGAGGCTACACCTTTCGAAGTGCCACCCTCCTCCTTCAAAAAGAATTTGCTCGCCGCCTCCTTGCCAACCCAGGTGACTCGGCATTCAATCGCTTGGCAGTAAACGTGAAGCTCGTGGCCACAGTTGAATTCGTCATGGATGTTAGCAAGAAGGATTTTATTCCTTGTCCAAAAGTTGACTCGTCAGTGGTTAGAATTCAGCCAAAGAGTGCGATTCCGAATGTTGATTTGGATGAGTGGCGGGCCTTCACACGGACATGTTTTGGAAATAAAAACAGGACTTTGGGTGCCATATTGAAGCAGAAGAGGAAGGTGATGGAGCTTTTAAGAGTGTCACAATCTGGAGGCAGAGAAAATGACAATGATGACAATGAAGACAATGAGGATGGAGATggagatgaagatgaagatggaaTCGATGATGAAGAGGAAGGTGGGGATTTGATGGAGATGGCTTTCTTCAAAGAGAAGATTTTGGGTGTTTTGAAAGAAAATGGGTATGAGGAAAAGAGGCCTTCAAAGCTATCTGTTGAGGAATTGTTGCATTTGCTCTCTCTTTTCAATCAAGTGGGCGTACACTTTCATGGTTGTAAGTAA